The nucleotide sequence TGAATTATTATGGCGGAAAAAACCGCTCGACAGTTGCAATGTTCGCTCTTTGTCTGCATTCTGTTGCATACTTTATGGCGTTTTAAGTGCTGCGACGATTTGCAAATGCAGCAGAATGTGTAGTTGCTGCCACCATGCTGTCGCTTGTTGCCTGTCAGTCGTAAAGCGCCCGGTTTAATGCAACTATGCAACACTCACTCGGCATTACTTTCTGCTCCTGACCCAATTTCGCCTGCCGTGTGACAGTAATTACACAAGCGGCTGACAACGGCCAAAAGTCCGATCATTTCGAATATGAGAGAGGCATCGGGCTTACATTTCACCAGTTCAGCGGTAAGCCGAGCTCGAAAAATGCTAATTATCACTGGGAAGTGATGGTCGGAATTTCGAAGGGCTCCCTTGACACCGAACACCCTGCGAAAGGGCAATCAAAATGCTATGCTTGTGtcattattgaaaatattcccAATTCGCaaataatcaaatataaagtagctTACTCGATTCCACTCTTACCATAACTTATAGAAATCCGGGTTGATTTCCATTACTTTTCACACGCCATTAGCTGCTCTTGCTATTTCGCGCTATTTCAGTGTGAACCTCAAGCGGTCTCGGGCAACTAACCGACAACTCTTAAGCTGCCAGCAACCACAGCAACCGCTATCCCCACCTCTTTCTGTCGGCAGGGTGCAAGTCAGGATGCCACTTGATCATTAACAGCGAACCACGGAGTGCGTAGGGGCAGGAGCGCGCGGGATGGCAAGCGCGGTAGCTGCACTGTTTAACAGCTTCGGGCAATTGCAAACGTAAATCAAATGCCACATTtcgcagtggcagcagcacaCCTACAAAAGCCCCTCCacacttattttatttgtaatttttaacaaCTCGAAACTTGTGTAGGTTGAACTTGCACAAAAAACATATGTAGCATATCGCATATCGCCTTTCCGCGAACTTAGAAGAATAATACTCTTAGCCCTAACTgtcattgaaatatttttataccaGATTTAATACAGAATTCTGATTGGATTCGAGTTTacattgtgttttttttttttcggtgtagAGAAGTATGCGTGGCCAAGGACTCTGTCCCGCGTCACGCCCACACAACTGACTGTCGAAGAAAGGGTGCATGGAGTATCCTATGCCGGAGGTGGTAACTCCTGGCTGGAAGATGGAGCTTCTGTAGGGAGCTGCAGAAGTTGGCTGCCAACTGTTtgatggtgctgctgcacAAGCTCGcacaattttgatttattattttgattccTGTTACTTTACTACCTGCCAGGATGCAGCAGGACCTGCCACAAGGCCCCCCCTTCCAGCACATCATTGTGCAGAGCGCGGTAGTCGTCgaagcttttctttatttttattcacaCGGTTTCTGGTTTTATTGCTCCAATTACTTCATGTACTGTTCGTTGCATCCCCCAACCAACACCACCCACCATTACTTCACAATCAATGGGTGGCACTCGAGaagatttaatattttcctttccGCTTTACTTTAAGTGTTTTAATTTATCGCGTTTGTAGAGATTTTGAAGACTTCTGCAGCAGCACAGTACAAATCAATACCGATCTGAAATGTGtttcattacttttatttaagaatCAGGGGATACATTAAACTGTCCTCTTCAAGCTCTGTAGTGGAATGAAGTCcctttaaaaaatgtaatttttccTTGAAGAAGCACCATCCTTGACTCCCCTCTTATTCGTGTAACGAACATCTCGATGTATAACCATCCCACAACGACTTCATACCAATTAAACACTTACAATCATATGCTGAAAAGCTGCAGCTCCCCATTCTGTCGCTTTCCCCTGGGAAAGCTATTTTGTGCCGCCGTCCAGAGGGTCGACACCTGTTCCTGTTATTGCTTGTGCCTCAGAGATGGAGTATGCAAAACGCTTAACTGcacataaaaaatacaaaactaaCTTAGTTCGCGCATATCGCAGGGAATAACTCATGGCCACGCCACACCACCCCACCGCACCTTGTTACCCAGCGAATCCTTTGCAGCGTGTGCCACTTGCCATTTGTAACAGActgcacaaaaacaaaactgaagataaaaaaaagagcGAGAGGAGCTCTGATTCCTAACAAGCTTCGCAGTGGTCGTTGCCAGAGTTGGTCCTGAAGCGGTGTCGGGCTTAAGCATTGACTtaactggaaaaaaaaatatctttaaCTTAAATGAagatataataattatataccATTCAGATCAAATCTAGATCCGGATCCGGATCCGGATCCTTATCCTGATCGGATTTGATCTCCAACGCCATTGCTGTGGACACAGCTTAGATACTCTAAGCATTACCATATCAAagatatgtatttttaaatccCCACTAGCAAACTCACTCCGCTAATGGCAACTGCTGAGTGGATGCAACAAAGCGAGTGCACTCTGCGCGGAGTGCAGGGGGAAAAGGGTGCCTACTCTGTGGTGGAATGGAGGGGTGGTGGGTGCTGGCGCCTGGGGTGGTGCAGCTGTGGCGGGTTATGTATAAATTCATAAAGAGACCCACAGCAGCGAGAGCGAGAAGGGAAAAGCGACGAGAACGACGACTGCGACTGCGGCAACATGTTGTAATTGCGTATTTTATAGATATGCGCGGTCCTTTCGAGAGAAGAAAGGAGTGGGCGGCTGTTGTATCTGCCATTCGctctgtttgcttttgtttggtGCGGAAATGGCAGCCGGTGTGCAGCGAAATATGGCAGTAAGAGCAACAacatcacgcatacgccatgttgcgCCATTTGAAGTTgttggcgtatacgtaatttttattttacaagcaaacaaaaacgaaaaaacggGAATACAGAAAACATTCAGCGCTGAAAAATGCATTCAGAGCCCAGGCATCAACAAAAATGGCACACAGAGCAGAgagaaattttaattgctcCAAAAGCGACGACATCGGACGACGGGCCAAAACAGATGCGCATGTGGGATGGTGGGGATCGGGGTCTGCCAAAAACTAAATTTGTGTCCGTTATGGGAAACGTTCCTTTTTATGACTTTTAATTCAATCAAAGTTGAATGGAATTACGAAAGGATAacatcaattattattttagtaTGCAGATTAGTGTTtggattaaaaaaaattgagttAAACTCTACTCGGTAGTTGTCAGGTTCTGAACCATTGaaagtataaaatattatcactCTCATTCACTCATTGAGGTGCCCCATGTGCTATTCACTTTATTTTCTTGGCATACTTTTGCAAACGTTTAttatcacatttttttttggggcgcGAATTTGTGTACAGGTAGAGTGAAAGCCCGGTTCAAAAACTAAAGACATTCACAAAAAGTCACACGCAAATGCGCACCTACCTACCGTGCCCTTTTTATATCCTGTTTTGGGAATGCTTTGTTGTGTGCATTATCAGCCATGTGTGAAAATCAGGACATGCGCGTGAGAGGAACGGCTTTGTTTGGCGCCGTTAGAAACTAATGATGATATAAGAGACTCGGCCGAGGAAAGctcttcgttttattttcccttACTTTTAATGTGATATTCATCGCCGCCGTTTTAATGTGCAGTGGCATTTGAGTGTGAATGTTTGGATAAGCATTCTGAATTTTTTCCTTATCGGATTTCTCCTATACTGCTACGATTTAAACGCTAAGTCGACGTATTCACAGTTATCTTTCAAagaaatttcaaatgaaaaagaCAATAAAAATGATGCATGATGtaacattttcattgtttttgctTATCGTGATGGCTTTCCAACAATCTTTAACCGTGGCGGATGGTTCTATGCAACTATACTGCCCCCTGGTTACATACACCCATCTCGAGCTTCTTTGCGACGGAGTCTATAACGCTGACCTATATTTGAAATACAAAGACCGGCTAACTTCCGTAAATGCGCCCTACAAGATCTTCTACTATGACCAGGATGGATATTATTTCTTCCTCGTAAGCTTCAACGACTCTCCAGTGCAAAGTTGTAACGCCACGATCCAGCTGGACGATGAACTCGATTTCTTTTGCGGAGTCAGTAAATCACCTTTAATAGTGTCCGGCACGCAGTTTTTCTGCCACAAGGAACTAATGACCTACGTAGATGACTTGTTATACGAATGCACCAAGCCAATAGCTCTGCGCTTCTTCAATGTTGAGTGGAAGGGAGAGGCTACGATTCATTACGCTGCCAAAACAGAGTCAAAAAGTGGATCTTCTAGGGGAATCCCTGGTTTGGAAATCTGGCTGGCCTGCCTGGTGTGCGTCTTTCTTCAAAGATTGAAACTGCTGTCATCcaatatatttgaaattcaAGTGAACTACCAGTTTGCCAGCTTGAAGCAAAATGCGCTTGTGCTCGATGTTCGTGCTGCTCTACATAGTTCGTAAGCTGGAGAATGTCAAGAGCGGATGCAACAATACCGAAGTGCTGGGATTGGAAGGATCCTCAGCTCCATTGACCACGCAATCGTCTGTCTCCCAAGGACG is from Drosophila melanogaster chromosome 3L and encodes:
- the CG43312 gene encoding uncharacterized protein, with translation MAFQQSLTVADGSMQLYCPLVTYTHLELLCDGVYNADLYLKYKDRLTSVNAPYKIFYYDQDGYYFFLVSFNDSPVQSCNATIQLDDELDFFCGVSKSPLIVSGTQFFCHKELMTYVDDLLYECTKPIALRFFNVEWKGEATIHYAAKTESKSGSSRGIPGLEIWLACLVCVFLQRLKLLSSNIFEIQVNYQFASLKQNALVLDVRAALHSS